A window of Stutzerimonas stutzeri genomic DNA:
CCTGCTACATCAGCTGACCGCTGAGACGAGCTCTTTCGCCACAACGCAGCAACACCTGGCGGCGCTCGTCGTTATCCATCAACCCCCAGCGGCGGATCTCATCCGCAGTGCGCTGACAACCGACGCACAGGTCGTCTTCGTCCAAGGCGCAAAGGCTGACGCACGGCGAAGCCACCGGTTTCTCCTGTGCGCTCACTCATCCAGCTCCAGATCACGTGCATAGCGCTGAGCGTTATGCACGTAATGGGCTGCGCTGGCTTCGAGCATCTTCTTCTGCTCATAGGTCAGCTCTCGCACTACCTTGCCAGGCGAGCCAACCACCAAGGAGCCATCGGGAATCTCCTTGCCTTCCGCGATCAGCGTGTTGGCGCCGATGATGCAGTGTTTGCCGATCTTCGCCCCATTGAGGACCACGGC
This region includes:
- a CDS encoding DUF1289 domain-containing protein — translated: MSAQEKPVASPCVSLCALDEDDLCVGCQRTADEIRRWGLMDNDERRQVLLRCGERARLSGQLM